A part of Terriglobus roseus genomic DNA contains:
- a CDS encoding tetratricopeptide repeat protein, whose protein sequence is MDARSRDVVVAPLPSQVQAARRRQMVRDGLKFLTLTVVALLMSGVTTLLFRSFESHREVLAVRWAERGQEALAAGKPKEAVNALHTSLGFRPDVRENQLALARALAASGRVIEAENYFLNLWQTQPGDGGINLELARLVRQQGRPFDAIQYYRAAVFGTWNGDGPARRRDIRLELSSYLVELGQGKAARAELLIAAGNNPDASSQLRIGEALEAADAPKEAATAYRNAIDDKTYAATAQAKLGELCYAQGDYACAAEELTRALRKPSWTVEQKQRMSTLQGNAERMQALALSHDVPSQMRAEHLLDASRIAMARVNGCLVQHAEQADMMQLQTQWKDLDTAKNRVELRHDDDVQDQYRKLIFSSERSAANVCGAPKGDDALLLYLADHPATQFGGQS, encoded by the coding sequence ATGGACGCACGAAGTCGCGATGTCGTGGTGGCACCTTTACCGTCGCAGGTGCAGGCCGCACGACGACGCCAGATGGTGAGAGACGGCCTCAAATTCCTGACACTTACGGTTGTTGCGCTGTTGATGAGTGGCGTAACGACGCTGCTGTTTCGCAGCTTTGAGTCGCACCGGGAGGTTCTGGCGGTGCGATGGGCGGAGCGTGGGCAGGAGGCGCTAGCTGCCGGGAAGCCAAAAGAAGCTGTTAATGCTCTGCACACTTCACTAGGGTTTCGACCCGATGTTCGTGAGAACCAGCTTGCCCTGGCGCGTGCGCTGGCGGCGAGTGGGCGCGTGATTGAGGCAGAGAATTACTTTTTGAACCTGTGGCAGACGCAGCCGGGCGATGGCGGCATCAACCTGGAGCTGGCTCGGTTGGTGCGGCAGCAGGGCAGGCCGTTCGATGCGATTCAGTATTACCGGGCCGCTGTGTTCGGTACATGGAACGGCGATGGTCCTGCGCGTCGGCGGGATATTCGGCTGGAGTTGTCGAGCTACCTGGTGGAACTGGGGCAGGGTAAGGCGGCTCGCGCGGAGTTGTTGATTGCGGCGGGGAATAATCCGGATGCGTCTTCGCAGCTTCGTATTGGTGAGGCGCTTGAAGCGGCAGATGCTCCGAAAGAGGCTGCGACAGCTTATCGCAATGCGATTGATGACAAGACATATGCTGCGACCGCGCAGGCGAAGCTGGGCGAGCTTTGCTATGCGCAGGGTGACTATGCGTGCGCTGCAGAGGAGTTGACGCGCGCTTTGCGCAAGCCTTCGTGGACGGTGGAACAGAAGCAGCGCATGAGTACGTTGCAGGGGAATGCGGAGCGCATGCAGGCACTGGCGCTTTCGCATGATGTGCCCTCACAGATGCGCGCGGAGCATTTGTTGGACGCGTCGCGGATTGCGATGGCGCGCGTGAATGGATGCCTTGTGCAACATGCGGAACAGGCTGACATGATGCAGTTGCAGACGCAGTGGAAGGACCTGGATACGGCAAAAAATCGTGTAGAGCTGCGGCATGACGACGATGTGCAGGATCAGTATCGGAAATTGATTTTCAGTAGTGAACGGAGCGCGGCCAATGTTTGCGGCGCGCCCAAGGGGGACGATGCTTTGTTGCTTTACCTGGCGGACCATCCGGCGACGCAGTTCGGAGGTCAGTCATGA
- a CDS encoding chloride channel protein, which produces MSAQEPAVVLQEMEAAAEQQVEHSSKREGRLFLLLSIFIGLISGLLVVSFRMAIEWLTVLLQGSAPAPHQLRLLIVPTVVGVVLGLMTRYVFPDVRGSGVNQTKAALYIHNGYISTKTMIGKFLLAALSIGSGQSLGPEDPSLHLGAGVASRIGRYVGLSRARMRLFGPVGAAAGLAAAFNAPITAVLFVIEEVIGQWTAAILGSIVLSAVSAVVVARWFWGSQAMFRVPNVNLRDPRELMAYAVLGVIGGFASLALTRALEYLRPRLRSLPADRQVFAPAVAGLFVGAIAYLGLPQVLGVGYGTMDAAMHAEYTVGFLLLLAGIKLLTTTFSFSSGAPGGLFAPALFIGAMLGSAVGTFEHHFFPSLTGSVGSYALVGMGVFFAAFIRAPLTSVFMIMEMSGNYTIVLPVIVSNTIAYIISRSLQPVPILEVFTHQDGLYLPSLEEEREDTELRVEDALRPADVPVLNGGEMLKELSESAVASVVLIRCSDGWYAARQTEMQDLLQAAQINGDKTLEQSVAARRTPMLFPDQPLAHALPYFKNWPLLPVSNRAMRGVVEGVVTLQDVLDRYQQ; this is translated from the coding sequence ATGAGCGCTCAGGAACCGGCAGTGGTTTTGCAGGAGATGGAAGCGGCCGCAGAGCAGCAGGTGGAACATTCTTCGAAGCGTGAAGGACGACTGTTTCTTCTGCTCAGCATTTTTATTGGATTGATCTCTGGCCTGCTGGTGGTTTCTTTCCGCATGGCCATTGAGTGGCTGACGGTGTTGCTGCAGGGATCGGCGCCTGCGCCGCACCAGTTGCGGTTGTTGATTGTGCCTACTGTGGTGGGTGTGGTGCTGGGCTTGATGACGCGCTACGTCTTTCCGGATGTGCGCGGTTCTGGTGTGAACCAGACCAAGGCTGCTCTGTACATTCACAACGGCTACATCTCGACCAAGACAATGATTGGCAAGTTTCTGCTTGCTGCTTTGTCGATTGGATCGGGGCAATCGTTGGGGCCTGAAGATCCTTCGTTGCATTTGGGTGCAGGTGTGGCTTCGCGCATCGGGCGCTACGTGGGATTGTCTCGTGCGCGTATGCGACTGTTTGGGCCGGTGGGTGCAGCGGCAGGTCTTGCAGCGGCGTTCAATGCACCGATTACTGCTGTGCTGTTTGTGATTGAAGAAGTCATCGGCCAGTGGACCGCGGCGATTCTTGGATCGATTGTTTTGTCCGCTGTTTCTGCCGTTGTGGTGGCGCGATGGTTCTGGGGATCGCAAGCGATGTTCCGCGTTCCCAATGTGAATCTGCGTGATCCGCGCGAGTTGATGGCCTACGCAGTGCTGGGTGTGATTGGCGGATTTGCATCGCTTGCGCTGACACGCGCGTTGGAATATCTGCGGCCTCGTCTGCGGAGTCTGCCTGCGGATCGACAGGTGTTTGCGCCTGCGGTTGCTGGTTTGTTTGTTGGGGCGATCGCGTATCTTGGTCTGCCGCAGGTGTTGGGTGTGGGCTATGGCACGATGGATGCCGCCATGCACGCGGAGTATACAGTTGGGTTTCTGTTGTTGTTGGCAGGGATCAAGCTGCTGACGACTACGTTCTCATTTTCATCGGGTGCGCCGGGTGGATTGTTTGCTCCTGCGTTGTTCATTGGCGCGATGCTGGGTTCTGCGGTGGGAACGTTTGAGCACCACTTCTTTCCGTCGCTTACTGGATCGGTGGGATCGTATGCGTTGGTGGGCATGGGCGTGTTCTTTGCAGCGTTCATTCGGGCGCCGCTTACGAGCGTGTTCATGATCATGGAGATGAGCGGCAACTACACGATTGTGTTGCCGGTGATTGTGTCGAACACGATTGCGTACATCATTTCGCGTTCGTTGCAGCCGGTTCCGATCCTTGAGGTGTTCACGCATCAGGATGGTTTGTATCTGCCGTCGCTGGAAGAGGAGCGCGAAGACACCGAACTGCGCGTGGAAGATGCGTTGCGGCCTGCGGATGTACCGGTGCTGAATGGCGGCGAGATGTTGAAGGAGTTGAGCGAGAGTGCCGTTGCTTCCGTTGTGCTGATCCGTTGCAGCGATGGTTGGTATGCCGCGCGGCAGACGGAGATGCAGGATCTGTTGCAGGCGGCGCAGATCAATGGCGACAAGACGCTGGAGCAGAGTGTGGCTGCCCGCAGGACGCCGATGCTGTTTCCGGATCAGCCGCTGGCGCATGCTTTGCCTTACTTCAAGAACTGGCCGTTGCTGCCTGTTTCCAATCGCGCGATGCGAGGCGTGGTGGAAGGTGTGGTGACGTTGCAGGATGTGTTGGACCGTTACCAGCAATAA
- a CDS encoding glutaredoxin family protein → MDLKVYSADWCRDCFVAKRFLTQHNIPYTEVNIEKTPGAVDELVQNVGKKAIPQFVIDGKWIQPYRPGKGFLFDEMSTLFGIQQPG, encoded by the coding sequence ATGGATCTGAAGGTTTATTCCGCTGACTGGTGCCGCGACTGCTTCGTCGCCAAGCGCTTCCTGACGCAGCACAACATCCCCTACACCGAAGTCAACATTGAAAAGACTCCCGGCGCTGTTGATGAACTTGTTCAGAACGTAGGCAAGAAGGCCATCCCGCAATTCGTCATCGACGGCAAATGGATTCAGCCATACCGCCCCGGCAAGGGCTTCCTCTTCGATGAGATGTCGACCCTGTTCGGTATCCAGCAACCGGGATAA
- a CDS encoding glucose 1-dehydrogenase, giving the protein MSEGKLAGKVALVTGSSSGIGQGIAIRLAKDGADIVVNYSGNPKGADTTKQQIESLGRKAISVKADLSKVSDCQSLVQSGIEAFGKLDILINNAGVEKGSEFVDVTETDYDFVLNVNLKGVFFTTQAFVKNLLAKNMPGRIINISSVHEDMVFPHFASYCAAKGGVRMLMRDLAVELGPKNITVNNIAPGAIITPINQSLLDDKPKLNALLQNIPLGRMGTVDDVSALAAFLASDEAAYVTGSTYFVDGGLIRNYHEQ; this is encoded by the coding sequence ATGAGCGAAGGCAAACTCGCAGGCAAAGTAGCACTCGTCACTGGTTCGTCATCCGGCATCGGTCAAGGCATCGCCATCCGTCTCGCAAAAGACGGTGCAGACATCGTCGTCAACTACTCCGGCAATCCCAAAGGCGCAGACACGACCAAGCAGCAGATCGAATCATTAGGCCGCAAAGCAATCAGCGTAAAGGCTGACCTCTCCAAAGTCTCTGATTGCCAATCGCTCGTTCAATCCGGCATTGAAGCCTTCGGCAAGCTCGACATCCTCATCAACAACGCGGGCGTTGAAAAAGGATCGGAATTTGTCGATGTCACGGAAACGGATTACGACTTCGTATTGAACGTGAATCTCAAGGGCGTCTTCTTCACCACGCAGGCCTTCGTGAAGAACCTGCTTGCAAAGAACATGCCTGGCCGCATCATCAACATCTCCTCCGTGCATGAAGACATGGTCTTCCCGCACTTCGCCAGCTACTGCGCAGCAAAGGGCGGCGTACGCATGCTCATGCGCGACCTCGCCGTGGAACTCGGCCCAAAGAACATTACGGTCAACAACATAGCGCCCGGCGCCATCATCACACCCATCAATCAGTCTCTGCTGGATGACAAACCAAAGCTCAATGCGTTACTGCAAAACATCCCGTTGGGCCGCATGGGAACAGTGGACGATGTCTCTGCGCTCGCAGCCTTTCTCGCCAGCGACGAAGCAGCTTACGTCACTGGCTCCACGTATTTCGTCGACGGCGGACTCATCCGCAACTATCACGAGCAATAG
- the tadA gene encoding tRNA adenosine(34) deaminase TadA gives MTDQEAMYEAIAEAHAAEAEGEVPVGAIVLLDGQIIGRGNNRVIRDNDPTAHAEIVAMRNAAQHLHNYRLTGCTLVVTLEPCAMCAGAILHARFGRLVYAAADPKAGACGSVLEVMNHPRLNHRVEVVSGIFAEDCSTMLTNFFRARR, from the coding sequence ATGACCGATCAGGAAGCCATGTACGAAGCCATCGCTGAAGCGCACGCCGCTGAGGCAGAAGGCGAAGTTCCCGTCGGCGCAATCGTCCTTCTCGATGGCCAGATCATTGGCCGCGGCAACAATCGCGTCATCCGCGACAACGATCCCACGGCCCACGCTGAAATCGTCGCCATGCGTAATGCGGCGCAACACCTGCACAATTACAGGCTCACCGGCTGCACACTCGTCGTCACATTAGAGCCCTGCGCCATGTGCGCGGGAGCCATCCTCCACGCACGCTTCGGCCGCCTCGTCTACGCAGCAGCCGACCCCAAGGCAGGCGCCTGTGGCTCTGTGCTCGAAGTGATGAATCATCCGCGCCTCAACCATCGTGTTGAGGTCGTCTCCGGCATATTCGCCGAAGACTGCAGCACCATGCTCACCAACTTTTTTCGAGCCCGCCGATAG
- a CDS encoding cytochrome P460 family protein translates to MHKAFLAAASFLCIFIVAAHTVDAALQPEKSIAIPASYREWIYMTSGIDMTYAAPGAVGLTQEHHSVFDNVFVNPEAWTSFKQTGHWPDGTTFVLENRTAEENTSINKGGHTQNGEVSGLEIHQKRGNEWFFYVRGKDGAEHLVPKPASCYTCHESHGAVDTSFTQFYPTALPIAKQKDTLSDVYRAESTPAATK, encoded by the coding sequence ATGCACAAGGCTTTCCTGGCCGCAGCATCGTTTCTCTGCATCTTCATCGTCGCGGCACACACCGTAGATGCTGCACTGCAGCCTGAAAAATCCATCGCCATTCCCGCCAGCTATCGCGAATGGATTTATATGACCAGCGGCATTGACATGACGTACGCCGCACCAGGCGCAGTCGGACTCACGCAGGAACATCACTCCGTCTTTGACAACGTCTTCGTCAATCCGGAAGCGTGGACATCCTTCAAGCAAACCGGCCACTGGCCCGACGGAACAACCTTCGTCCTTGAGAACCGCACCGCAGAAGAAAACACCTCCATCAACAAGGGCGGCCACACACAAAACGGTGAAGTCAGCGGCCTGGAAATCCATCAGAAGCGCGGCAACGAATGGTTCTTCTACGTGCGCGGCAAAGACGGCGCAGAACATCTCGTTCCCAAGCCCGCAAGCTGCTACACCTGCCACGAATCGCACGGCGCAGTCGATACCAGCTTCACGCAGTTCTATCCAACCGCCCTTCCCATCGCGAAACAAAAGGACACCCTCAGCGACGTCTACCGCGCCGAATCAACACCCGCAGCAACCAAGTAA
- a CDS encoding agmatine deiminase family protein, with translation MSNTDYRMPAEWDAHTSTWIAWPHNAEDWPGKFQPIPWVYSEIVKNLSQVEDVNILVNDERAQKVATRILTRAGANLARIHFHLWKTDRIWLRDSGPIFVKKANEVAITNWKFNAWAKYPNWHNDDLIPSHVAKHYAMKSFEPMIGDHRVVLEGGSIDVNGAGALLTTEECLLSEVQQRNPGISKQQLETCFHDYLGIDQVLWLNRGCAGDDTHGHVDDIARFTAVDTIVAATEHNTADENHLPLAENLDRLRSFRQPNGKPYNVIELPMPAPVIFDGERLPASYANFYIANDLVLVPTFNDANDRIALNILADQFPTRKIVGIHCGDFIWGLGALHCMTQQEPA, from the coding sequence ATGAGCAATACTGACTACCGCATGCCCGCAGAGTGGGACGCACACACCTCCACCTGGATCGCATGGCCGCACAACGCCGAAGACTGGCCCGGCAAGTTCCAGCCCATCCCCTGGGTCTACTCGGAGATCGTCAAGAACCTCTCGCAGGTCGAAGACGTAAACATCCTCGTTAACGACGAGCGCGCACAAAAAGTCGCCACGCGCATCCTCACCCGCGCAGGCGCCAACCTCGCACGCATCCACTTCCATCTCTGGAAGACAGACCGCATCTGGCTTCGCGACAGCGGCCCCATCTTCGTTAAGAAGGCTAACGAAGTAGCCATCACCAACTGGAAGTTCAACGCCTGGGCCAAGTACCCCAACTGGCACAACGACGACCTCATCCCCTCGCACGTTGCCAAGCACTACGCCATGAAGAGCTTCGAGCCCATGATCGGTGATCATCGCGTAGTCCTCGAAGGTGGCTCCATCGACGTCAACGGCGCAGGCGCCCTGCTCACCACCGAAGAGTGCCTGCTCAGCGAAGTCCAGCAGCGCAACCCGGGCATCAGCAAGCAGCAGCTTGAAACCTGCTTCCACGACTACCTCGGCATCGACCAGGTACTCTGGCTCAACCGCGGCTGCGCAGGCGATGACACGCACGGCCACGTCGACGACATCGCACGCTTCACCGCCGTTGACACCATCGTCGCCGCCACCGAGCACAACACCGCCGACGAAAATCACCTGCCGCTCGCCGAAAATCTCGACCGTCTGCGCAGCTTCCGTCAGCCCAACGGCAAGCCCTACAACGTCATCGAACTGCCCATGCCCGCACCGGTCATCTTCGACGGCGAACGCCTGCCCGCCAGCTACGCCAACTTCTACATCGCGAACGACCTCGTCCTCGTCCCAACCTTCAACGACGCGAACGACCGCATCGCACTCAACATCCTCGCGGACCAGTTCCCCACCCGCAAAATCGTCGGCATCCACTGCGGCGACTTCATCTGGGGACTCGGCGCTCTGCATTGCATGACGCAGCAGGAGCCCGCATAA
- a CDS encoding DUF6188 family protein — translation MYRFDMAMQTNCYEGTELTQVSFGKYDLILNFSAGLDGTKSNFSIGVQSRVSTTIDGTPWNDDKSFLKHADTLLQCLGTNCSSFTIEDDRTLKIKFSNGTAIKLHDDSDQFESVTITQGDRTIVI, via the coding sequence ATGTATCGGTTCGACATGGCAATGCAAACGAACTGTTACGAAGGGACCGAGTTAACTCAGGTCAGTTTTGGCAAATACGATCTGATCCTCAATTTCTCTGCCGGTCTTGACGGTACGAAGTCGAACTTTTCCATCGGTGTCCAGTCACGCGTGTCTACCACGATTGACGGGACACCTTGGAATGACGATAAGAGCTTCTTGAAACACGCCGACACGCTCTTGCAGTGTCTCGGAACCAATTGCTCGTCCTTCACCATCGAAGACGACCGTACACTCAAGATCAAATTCTCGAATGGCACCGCTATAAAGCTCCATGATGATAGCGACCAATTCGAAAGTGTCACCATTACACAGGGCGACCGCACAATCGTCATTTAG